A single genomic interval of Nostoc commune NIES-4072 harbors:
- a CDS encoding serine hydrolase: protein MKSHLLAIALSSLVLVAGQAKASQLQSWYYDSSQNQLDLTTTSGIEPKAFLLDNPSRLVIDLPGTNFNSDTVKQSFGKAVKEIRLGKPDSQTTRFVVELAPGYDVHSQNISIKGDSLSHWIFKFNSFDHQNNPIVGENREDIAIKSTDASTFAGVVNLGQEMVGITSQIRTLLASYKTLNPGIFFLDLATGNYIDINGEKRFAAASTIKFPLLVALFQEIDAGRIKLTDKLVMRRDLKVGESGTMQYKPIGTKFSVLETATLMMTISDNTATNLILDRLGGAAKVSQRFRSWGLQNTALRNLLPDIAGTNTTSSKDLVRLAALVYNNRLLSPNSRNQVLGIMRHVKTNSLLPAGIGQGATIAHKTGTLRFIIGDAGIIQMPNGKSYLAGVLVQRPNYDPKAGDFVREVSRRVYNYLDNTKVSNIQPILGDASGGLRLRTP from the coding sequence ATGAAATCACATCTACTAGCGATCGCTTTAAGCAGTTTGGTTCTAGTTGCAGGACAAGCTAAAGCCTCACAATTACAGTCTTGGTACTATGATTCTAGCCAAAACCAATTAGATTTAACTACCACTTCGGGAATAGAACCAAAAGCCTTTTTATTAGATAATCCTAGCCGATTGGTAATTGACTTACCTGGAACTAATTTTAATTCTGATACTGTCAAACAAAGTTTTGGCAAGGCAGTGAAAGAAATTCGCCTTGGCAAACCAGACTCTCAAACAACTCGTTTTGTCGTAGAGTTAGCTCCTGGTTATGATGTTCATTCCCAAAACATATCAATTAAAGGAGATTCTCTTTCTCATTGGATTTTCAAATTCAATTCATTTGACCACCAAAACAATCCTATTGTTGGGGAAAATCGAGAAGATATCGCTATCAAATCTACAGATGCTTCCACATTTGCTGGAGTTGTGAATCTTGGGCAAGAGATGGTTGGTATCACTTCTCAAATTCGCACTTTGTTAGCAAGTTATAAAACATTAAATCCTGGGATATTTTTCTTAGATTTAGCTACAGGAAACTATATAGATATTAATGGTGAAAAAAGATTTGCGGCTGCCAGTACAATCAAATTTCCCTTATTAGTGGCTCTTTTCCAAGAAATAGACGCTGGTAGAATTAAACTCACCGATAAATTAGTGATGCGGCGCGATTTAAAGGTTGGCGAATCTGGAACTATGCAATACAAACCCATAGGAACTAAATTCAGCGTCCTAGAAACTGCTACCTTAATGATGACAATCAGCGATAATACCGCCACAAATCTGATTCTAGATCGTTTGGGTGGTGCAGCAAAAGTTAGCCAACGTTTTCGTAGCTGGGGATTGCAAAATACAGCACTTCGGAATCTACTTCCAGACATCGCTGGCACAAATACAACTAGTTCTAAAGATTTGGTCAGATTGGCGGCGTTAGTTTATAACAATCGTTTGCTATCTCCAAACAGCCGCAATCAAGTTTTAGGTATTATGCGCCATGTCAAAACCAATAGTTTACTACCAGCTGGTATTGGTCAAGGAGCGACGATCGCACACAAAACTGGTACATTGAGATTTATCATTGGTGATGCGGGTATAATTCAAATGCCCAACGGCAAAAGCTATTTAGCAGGTGTTTTGGTGCAAAGACCAAACTA
- the ptsP gene encoding phosphoenolpyruvate--protein phosphotransferase produces the protein MIGIVLVSHSKQLALGVRELAAQMVQGEVSIAVAAGIEDPENPLGTDTIQVYEAIASVFSDDGVLVLMDLGSALLSAEMAIEFLPEAQQQKVYLCEAPLVEGAIAAVVAAAAGRDIHQVMAEARGALLAKATQLGVVSRPLSLVHNTPTTTNVESSTREIRLIVSNRLGLHARPAAQFVTTAARFQSQILVRNLTRNTELVRGDSINQVTTLGVRQGHELLITAIGSDADEALTALQGLFANNFGEDNVALNSPPALHHEVTPAIHGELLGIAASAGVAIAPVVHYQPTHFSITEYHVDDPEPEWQRVQAAIHTAKQEIQAVFSQASLQIGDAEAAIFDAQLLFLEDPVLLEAVKERIFEHHINAEAAWQAVVDEVATSYRTLEDSYLQERVDDVVDVGQRVLRLLAGNAPANLHLEEPAILVATDLTPSDTARLDPTKILGICTTSGSATSHSAIIARTLGIPAVLGVDAQVLHLADGTLMALDGESGKAWVEPESHILDLLAAKREAWQTAQQEARATAHQPAITRDGRQVSVFANIGSINDVQVAVASGAEGVGLLRTEFLYLDRTSAPTEEEQLEVYQAIAQVLDNRPLIIRTLDVGGDKPLPYLRVGLPEANPFLGWRGIRFCLDHLDLFKTQLRAILRASVGHQIKIMLPMIASVTEVRAAKVILGEVQAELNQAGISFDAAIKVGIMVEVPAAVAIADQLAAEVDFFSIGTNDLSQYVMASDRTNPRVANLVDALHPAVLRMVQQTIQAAHAAGITVGLCGELAADTLATPILLGLRLDELSVNPQSIPGVKQAIARFSIGESEAIVASALQQDSAEHVRELISTSVIPPA, from the coding sequence GTGATCGGAATTGTCCTCGTTTCTCACAGTAAACAACTAGCTTTGGGTGTGCGGGAACTCGCCGCACAGATGGTTCAGGGCGAAGTCTCTATCGCTGTTGCAGCAGGTATTGAAGATCCGGAAAATCCACTGGGTACAGATACCATTCAGGTTTATGAAGCGATCGCTTCTGTTTTTTCTGATGATGGTGTCCTGGTATTAATGGATTTGGGTAGTGCTTTGCTGAGTGCAGAAATGGCAATAGAGTTTTTGCCAGAAGCACAGCAGCAAAAAGTGTATTTGTGTGAAGCGCCTTTAGTAGAAGGTGCGATCGCTGCTGTAGTCGCTGCGGCGGCTGGTAGAGATATTCACCAAGTCATGGCGGAAGCACGCGGCGCACTCTTAGCAAAAGCAACTCAATTGGGTGTAGTTAGTAGACCGTTATCACTTGTCCACAATACCCCAACAACAACTAATGTAGAATCATCAACGCGAGAAATCCGGCTGATTGTGAGCAATCGCTTAGGATTACACGCCCGTCCCGCAGCGCAGTTTGTGACAACCGCAGCCCGGTTTCAATCGCAAATTTTGGTGCGGAATTTAACGAGAAATACTGAGCTTGTTAGGGGTGACAGTATTAACCAAGTTACAACTTTAGGGGTGCGTCAAGGACACGAATTGCTGATTACTGCCATCGGTTCTGATGCAGATGAAGCACTGACAGCATTACAAGGATTATTCGCAAATAATTTTGGTGAAGATAATGTTGCTTTGAATTCTCCACCAGCATTGCACCATGAAGTTACACCAGCAATTCACGGCGAACTTTTGGGAATTGCAGCTTCTGCTGGAGTAGCGATCGCACCTGTTGTTCATTATCAACCCACACACTTTTCGATTACGGAATACCACGTAGACGATCCTGAGCCAGAGTGGCAACGAGTACAAGCAGCAATTCACACCGCCAAACAAGAAATTCAAGCAGTTTTCTCCCAAGCTTCTCTGCAAATTGGTGACGCTGAAGCCGCTATCTTCGATGCCCAACTACTATTTTTAGAAGATCCAGTATTGTTGGAAGCGGTAAAAGAGCGCATTTTTGAACACCATATAAATGCTGAAGCTGCTTGGCAAGCCGTAGTCGATGAAGTAGCGACTTCCTACCGCACACTTGAGGATTCTTATCTGCAAGAACGAGTTGACGATGTTGTGGATGTCGGGCAAAGGGTACTGCGATTATTAGCTGGAAATGCCCCTGCTAACCTGCATCTTGAGGAACCAGCAATTTTGGTGGCTACTGATTTAACTCCTTCAGATACCGCGAGACTAGACCCGACAAAGATATTGGGTATTTGTACAACTTCAGGTAGTGCCACATCTCACAGCGCAATTATTGCCCGGACATTGGGTATTCCCGCAGTTTTGGGAGTAGATGCCCAGGTGTTGCACTTGGCAGATGGTACACTAATGGCACTTGATGGTGAAAGTGGCAAAGCTTGGGTAGAACCAGAATCACATATCCTAGATTTACTGGCAGCAAAGCGAGAAGCTTGGCAAACTGCCCAACAAGAAGCACGAGCGACAGCACATCAGCCAGCAATTACTCGTGATGGTCGGCAAGTTAGCGTTTTCGCCAATATTGGTAGTATAAATGATGTGCAAGTTGCGGTGGCTAGCGGTGCAGAAGGTGTAGGACTACTCCGCACAGAGTTTCTTTATCTAGATAGGACAAGCGCCCCCACTGAAGAAGAACAACTTGAAGTGTATCAGGCGATCGCCCAAGTTTTAGATAATCGTCCGCTAATTATTCGTACCTTAGATGTAGGTGGTGATAAGCCACTTCCTTATCTGAGAGTTGGTTTACCAGAAGCTAACCCTTTCTTAGGTTGGCGGGGAATTCGTTTCTGTTTGGATCATTTGGATTTGTTCAAAACTCAGTTACGGGCAATTTTGAGAGCCAGTGTAGGACACCAAATTAAGATCATGTTGCCAATGATTGCTAGTGTAACTGAGGTACGCGCAGCTAAAGTAATTTTGGGTGAAGTGCAGGCTGAACTAAATCAAGCTGGTATTTCTTTTGATGCAGCGATAAAAGTAGGAATTATGGTAGAGGTTCCGGCAGCAGTTGCGATCGCAGATCAGTTAGCTGCTGAAGTAGACTTCTTTAGTATAGGGACTAACGACTTGAGTCAGTACGTTATGGCTAGCGATCGCACTAATCCCCGCGTGGCAAATTTAGTTGATGCGCTACATCCAGCAGTGTTGAGAATGGTACAGCAAACGATCCAAGCTGCTCATGCGGCGGGAATAACGGTTGGATTATGTGGAGAATTAGCAGCAGATACTTTAGCAACACCAATTTTATTAGGTTTAAGGCTGGATGAGTTGAGCGTGAATCCTCAAAGTATACCTGGAGTGAAACAGGCGATCGCTAGGTTTAGTATAGGGGAGAGTGAAGCGATCGTGGCATCAGCATTACAACAAGATTCCGCAGAGCATGTTAGAGAACTAATCTCAACTTCAGTTATTCCTCCGGCGTAA
- a CDS encoding GNAT family N-acetyltransferase: MTPKFEYSTLAHPQDIQQLGSIFEQCFISGLGGEEAYINLLGIKNFRIIRESEQLVGGLATLDMGQWWGGVRVPMTGIAVVGIAPEYRGSGGAIALMQHTLKELYARGIPLSALYPAVQSLYRKVGYEQGGSWCNWEVPTKSIQVREQPLPLQPIVPINHQVFHELYQQQARLTHGYLDRHPAIWERLIQPNDKETFYAYFIGTKEKPEGYILFSQHSTEDGAILRIKDWVILTVAAAQTFWSFLASHRSQIDQVRWRSSAIDSLTLLLPEQTAKLKNTMRWMLRVVDVVKALEMRGYPSGIQAELHLEIQDNLLDANNGKFILSVANGRGEVTKGGKGELQLDVRELAPLYTSLFTPYHLQIAGKLHGTETAISTATQIFAGSSPWVADFF; the protein is encoded by the coding sequence ATGACGCCTAAATTTGAATACAGCACTCTTGCTCATCCCCAGGATATTCAGCAGCTTGGGAGTATTTTCGAGCAGTGTTTCATCAGTGGACTTGGTGGCGAGGAAGCTTACATTAATCTGCTTGGCATAAAAAACTTCCGCATTATTCGTGAGTCAGAACAATTAGTTGGTGGATTGGCAACTCTGGATATGGGCCAGTGGTGGGGTGGTGTGCGTGTACCAATGACAGGAATTGCGGTAGTGGGCATTGCTCCAGAGTATCGCGGTTCGGGAGGTGCGATCGCTCTTATGCAGCACACCCTAAAAGAACTTTATGCTAGAGGTATACCGCTCTCTGCTCTTTATCCAGCAGTTCAAAGCTTGTATCGAAAAGTCGGGTATGAGCAGGGGGGTAGCTGGTGTAATTGGGAAGTTCCGACTAAAAGTATCCAAGTGCGAGAGCAACCCCTACCTTTGCAACCAATAGTGCCAATCAATCATCAAGTCTTTCACGAACTATATCAGCAGCAGGCGAGATTAACGCATGGATATTTAGACCGACATCCCGCAATCTGGGAGCGCTTAATCCAGCCAAATGATAAAGAAACATTTTACGCATATTTTATTGGTACAAAAGAGAAGCCCGAAGGCTACATTCTTTTTAGCCAACATTCAACAGAAGATGGCGCAATCCTGCGAATAAAAGATTGGGTAATTCTCACAGTTGCGGCTGCACAAACATTCTGGTCTTTTCTTGCCAGTCATCGCTCCCAAATTGACCAAGTGCGATGGAGGAGTTCTGCAATTGATTCCTTGACATTGCTGCTACCAGAGCAAACTGCCAAACTTAAGAATACAATGCGTTGGATGCTGCGGGTAGTAGATGTAGTCAAAGCGCTGGAGATGCGCGGTTATCCATCGGGAATTCAAGCTGAACTGCACTTAGAAATTCAAGATAATTTGTTAGATGCAAACAATGGTAAATTCATTCTTTCTGTTGCCAATGGACGCGGTGAAGTTACCAAAGGTGGAAAAGGTGAGTTGCAGCTAGATGTCCGAGAACTAGCACCACTATATACAAGTTTGTTCACACCCTACCATTTGCAAATAGCCGGAAAACTGCATGGGACAGAAACAGCTATTTCAACAGCAACGCAAATATTTGCAGGTAGCTCTCCTTGGGTGGCTGATTTCTTTTAA